Proteins co-encoded in one Actinomycetota bacterium genomic window:
- a CDS encoding glycine cleavage T C-terminal barrel domain-containing protein — GMDVAIREADVAPMQVQGPKAKGVIGSLFGDEVRDLRYYRCAEAEVDGIPVVVSRTGWTGEVGYEIYLRDCSRGDDLFEHVLRAGEPYGARVIAPSEARRIEAGIFNYGSDMRIEDTPLHVTGLEKFVEWNKDRPFLGRERLEQIRDDKLLDRKLVGIEIGGDPMTDEGALNDFWPLVEGDATVGRVTAGAWSPRLKKNIGYGWVPIRRQEPGSELEADTPRGRVPVTVAPLPFLDPNKDVPKS, encoded by the coding sequence CGGGATGGACGTCGCGATTCGCGAGGCGGACGTCGCTCCGATGCAGGTACAGGGGCCGAAGGCGAAGGGCGTCATCGGTTCCCTGTTCGGCGACGAGGTTCGCGACCTCCGCTACTACCGGTGCGCCGAGGCGGAGGTCGATGGGATCCCCGTGGTCGTCTCGCGGACGGGCTGGACGGGCGAGGTCGGCTACGAGATCTACCTGCGCGACTGCTCCCGGGGCGACGACCTGTTCGAGCACGTGCTGCGAGCGGGGGAGCCGTACGGCGCCAGGGTGATCGCACCGAGCGAGGCCCGCAGGATCGAGGCCGGCATCTTCAACTACGGCTCGGACATGCGGATCGAGGACACGCCGTTGCACGTGACCGGTCTCGAGAAGTTCGTTGAGTGGAACAAGGACCGGCCCTTCCTCGGTCGCGAACGACTCGAGCAGATCCGGGACGACAAGCTCCTCGACCGGAAGCTCGTGGGGATCGAGATCGGCGGCGACCCGATGACCGATGAGGGCGCATTGAACGACTTCTGGCCGCTCGTCGAGGGCGACGCCACCGTCGGGCGCGTCACAGCGGGTGCGTGGTCGCCACGCTTGAAGAAGAACATCGGCTACGGCTGGGTTCCGATCCGACGACAGGAACCGGGGTCCGAGCTCGAGGCGGACACGCCTCGCGGCCGCGTCCCGGTGACGGTGGCGCCGTTGCCGTTCCTCGACCCAAACAAGGACGTCCCCAAATCGTAG
- a CDS encoding class I SAM-dependent methyltransferase produces the protein MTGSVRFDRAAEFYDRTRAISDEAMARTMELLSSELRGRGRVLEVGVGTGLLALPLHERHVDLVGVDISAPMLAKLVDKAGERAPFPLVLADATRLPFRDHGFGAAYLRWVLHLIPDWPGVVAEVLRAVRPGGVFLVNLGAYGGERDEIKERFAELVGLKLDPIGIHWDDYGALDAVLVELGTRPRELPPVHEGGDDPLGLFLDGIRDNLYSWTWVVPEDDRLRAHEEVRRWAAERFGDLDAPRPYERATRWRAFDIP, from the coding sequence ATGACCGGTTCCGTCCGCTTCGACCGAGCTGCCGAGTTCTACGACCGGACGCGCGCGATCTCCGATGAGGCGATGGCCCGAACGATGGAGCTCCTGTCCTCCGAGCTCCGTGGACGGGGCCGAGTCCTCGAGGTCGGCGTCGGCACGGGACTGCTCGCCCTCCCCCTGCACGAGCGCCACGTCGACCTCGTCGGCGTGGACATCTCGGCGCCGATGTTGGCCAAGCTCGTGGACAAAGCCGGGGAACGCGCTCCGTTTCCCCTCGTCCTCGCGGACGCGACGCGATTGCCGTTCCGTGACCATGGGTTTGGCGCCGCGTACCTGCGATGGGTACTCCATCTCATCCCGGATTGGCCGGGGGTCGTGGCCGAAGTCCTTCGCGCCGTCCGGCCGGGAGGAGTATTCCTGGTGAACCTGGGCGCGTACGGCGGAGAGCGCGACGAGATCAAGGAACGCTTTGCCGAGCTCGTCGGGTTGAAGCTCGATCCGATCGGCATTCACTGGGACGACTACGGTGCGCTCGACGCGGTGCTCGTCGAGCTCGGGACTCGGCCGCGAGAGCTACCGCCGGTGCACGAGGGTGGCGACGACCCCCTTGGACTGTTCTTGGACGGCATCCGCGACAACCTCTACTCATGGACCTGGGTCGTCCCCGAAGACGATCGCCTCCGCGCGCACGAAGAAGTTCGACGGTGGGCGGCCGAGCGTTTCGGCGACCTGGATGCACCTCGACCGTACGAGCGAGCAACGCGCTGGAGGGCATTCGATATCCCCTGA
- a CDS encoding branched-chain amino acid transaminase — protein sequence MPITEVDKIWMDGELVNWRDANVHVLSHALHYGSGVFEGIRAYETSRGAAVWHLDEHMKRFFRSAKLYHMEIPYSLEAITEAVKDVIRSNALNACYIRPVALRGYGEMGVNPLNAPVNVFVAVWPWGAYLGEDALEQGVRIKISSWRRNSQNSLPAAAKATGQYINSVLAKVESLKAGYDEAIMLNESGFITDGSGENVFIVRDSGLTTPPIQAGCLDGITRHSVMTIARDLGYEVREENLVRTDLYNADEVFFTGTAAEITPIREVDDRVVGEGHRGPITKELQGAFFSATKGETERYASWLTYVNG from the coding sequence ATGCCGATCACCGAGGTCGACAAGATCTGGATGGACGGCGAGCTCGTGAACTGGCGAGACGCCAATGTTCACGTTCTCAGCCACGCGCTTCATTACGGGAGCGGCGTATTCGAGGGGATCCGCGCATACGAAACCTCGCGCGGCGCAGCGGTGTGGCACCTCGACGAGCACATGAAGCGCTTCTTCCGGTCCGCGAAGCTGTATCACATGGAAATCCCGTACTCGCTCGAGGCGATCACCGAAGCTGTCAAGGACGTGATCCGCTCGAACGCCCTGAACGCGTGCTACATCCGCCCCGTCGCGCTTCGCGGGTACGGCGAGATGGGCGTGAACCCGCTCAACGCGCCGGTGAACGTCTTCGTCGCCGTATGGCCGTGGGGTGCGTATCTCGGCGAGGACGCGCTGGAACAAGGCGTGCGGATCAAGATCTCGTCGTGGCGGCGGAACTCACAGAACTCGCTCCCGGCCGCCGCGAAAGCGACCGGTCAGTACATCAACAGCGTCCTGGCGAAGGTGGAGAGCCTGAAGGCGGGCTACGACGAGGCGATCATGTTGAACGAGTCCGGGTTCATCACCGACGGGTCGGGTGAGAACGTCTTCATCGTCCGCGATAGCGGCCTCACGACGCCGCCCATTCAGGCAGGATGTTTGGATGGGATCACGCGGCACAGCGTGATGACGATCGCACGCGACCTCGGATACGAGGTGCGCGAGGAGAACCTGGTGAGGACGGATCTGTACAACGCGGACGAGGTGTTCTTCACCGGCACCGCCGCGGAGATCACGCCGATCCGCGAAGTGGACGACCGCGTGGTGGGGGAGGGGCATCGCGGCCCCATCACCAAGGAGCTCCAGGGTGCGTTCTTCTCGGCGACCAAGGGTGAGACCGAGCGGTACGCGAGCTGGCTCACCTACGTGAACGGGTGA
- a CDS encoding M1 family metallopeptidase: MSEEARYRLPRTVVPRRYDLVFDPDLDAETFSGSETVEIEVRENVDEVVLNAAELDVTSAALERDGTSIAVTDVRLDDETERAHLRLAEGAEPGEWSLHIAFRGRLSNRLRGFYRSTYVDESGTTRAIATTHFEATDARRAFPCWDEPDLKAVFGVTLDVDDGILAISNAPEVEREPLGEGRVRVSFADTMPMSTYLVAFIVGPLEATAAVDVDGVPLRVVFEPGRGHLTSYALEVGAFCLRFFSEYYGIPYPDSKVDLIAVPDFAQGAMENTGAITFRDNLLLVDPNKATQPELAAVADVIAHELAHMWFGNLVTMRWWNGIWLNEAFATFMEILAVDAFRPDWERWTHFLRVRSSAFDVDALESTRSIEYPVASPDDADGMFDTLTYTKGAAVLRMLERYLGAERFRDGIRKYLADHRFGNTETHDLWDAIEMATGEPVRRIMDGWIWQGGYPLVSAELEGDLVRLAQRRFLLSSEDGDAAWDVPLLVRAAGKTEPVLVEPSGASVPAPGDGPIVVNAGAHAFARVRYDQELLGRIAASLDSLSTDERTQLVDDTWAAVVAGRTSAAEFCRFAGAFRNEDELPVWSSLLEGIRWCDRLLDAGPREHYRAWVRSLMGPVLERIGWEPRQGERDLTRSLRGTLMSAIAILGADPNAQALAREVELRARADGDEEPSLAAASIVIVASGGGPAEYDAYLKARTTARTPQERLRYLYALADFRDAVLFERTLDLSLTEEIRPQETPWVLTRAMSNREQGPSAWRFVKERWGDIVSRVAPSNVVFVVDALPYLATPQLVDEAAAFFVEHPIPQSALQLQQLLERQRVNADLRRRAVPELQSFFSAPPQ; encoded by the coding sequence GTGAGCGAGGAGGCTCGATACCGCCTCCCGCGGACGGTCGTCCCGCGCCGCTACGACCTCGTTTTCGACCCCGACCTCGACGCGGAGACGTTCTCGGGTAGCGAGACCGTCGAGATCGAGGTGCGCGAGAACGTCGACGAGGTCGTCCTGAACGCCGCGGAGCTCGACGTCACATCGGCCGCGCTCGAACGTGACGGAACCAGCATCGCCGTCACCGACGTTCGACTCGACGACGAGACCGAACGCGCCCACTTGCGGCTCGCCGAGGGCGCCGAACCCGGCGAGTGGAGCCTGCACATCGCGTTCCGCGGCCGACTGTCGAACCGACTCCGGGGCTTCTACCGCTCGACGTACGTGGACGAGAGCGGCACCACGCGTGCAATCGCCACGACCCACTTCGAGGCGACGGATGCCCGCCGGGCGTTCCCATGCTGGGACGAGCCCGACCTGAAGGCGGTGTTCGGGGTCACCCTGGACGTCGATGACGGCATCCTCGCCATCTCGAACGCGCCGGAGGTCGAGCGCGAGCCGCTCGGCGAGGGTCGGGTGCGCGTGTCGTTCGCGGACACGATGCCGATGTCGACGTACCTCGTCGCGTTCATCGTCGGGCCGCTCGAGGCGACCGCGGCGGTCGACGTAGACGGCGTTCCGCTACGCGTCGTGTTCGAGCCCGGGAGGGGCCACCTGACCTCGTACGCGCTCGAGGTAGGGGCGTTCTGCCTACGGTTCTTCTCGGAGTACTACGGAATCCCGTATCCCGACTCGAAGGTCGACCTGATCGCCGTCCCGGACTTCGCGCAGGGCGCGATGGAGAACACCGGTGCCATCACGTTCCGCGACAACCTGTTGCTGGTCGACCCGAACAAGGCGACGCAGCCCGAGCTCGCTGCCGTTGCCGATGTCATCGCCCACGAGCTGGCACACATGTGGTTCGGCAACCTGGTCACCATGCGGTGGTGGAACGGCATCTGGTTGAACGAGGCGTTCGCGACGTTCATGGAGATCCTGGCGGTTGACGCGTTCCGCCCGGACTGGGAGCGGTGGACCCACTTCCTCAGGGTGCGCTCGTCAGCGTTCGACGTCGACGCGCTCGAGAGCACCCGCTCGATCGAGTACCCGGTCGCCTCGCCGGACGACGCCGACGGGATGTTCGACACGCTCACGTACACCAAGGGGGCCGCGGTTCTGCGCATGCTGGAGCGGTATCTGGGCGCCGAGCGGTTCCGAGACGGCATTCGCAAGTACCTCGCCGACCACCGGTTCGGGAACACCGAGACGCACGATCTATGGGACGCGATCGAGATGGCGACCGGCGAGCCCGTGCGGCGAATCATGGACGGCTGGATCTGGCAGGGCGGCTACCCGCTCGTGTCGGCGGAGCTCGAGGGCGATCTCGTTCGGCTGGCGCAGCGACGCTTCCTGCTCTCGAGCGAAGACGGCGACGCGGCGTGGGACGTGCCGTTGCTCGTTCGGGCCGCCGGGAAGACCGAACCCGTCCTCGTGGAGCCGAGTGGGGCGTCCGTTCCGGCGCCGGGCGACGGTCCCATCGTCGTGAACGCGGGGGCTCACGCGTTCGCGCGGGTGCGATACGACCAGGAGCTGCTGGGCCGGATCGCGGCGTCGCTCGACAGCTTGTCCACGGACGAGCGTACGCAGCTCGTCGACGACACCTGGGCGGCCGTGGTTGCCGGTCGGACGTCGGCCGCGGAGTTCTGTCGGTTCGCCGGCGCGTTCCGCAACGAGGACGAGCTTCCGGTGTGGTCGTCGCTCCTGGAAGGAATCAGGTGGTGTGACCGGCTGCTCGACGCGGGACCGCGTGAGCACTACCGGGCCTGGGTTCGATCGCTGATGGGTCCGGTGCTCGAGCGGATCGGGTGGGAACCGCGCCAGGGTGAACGCGACCTGACGCGATCGCTCCGAGGCACGCTGATGAGCGCCATCGCCATCCTGGGAGCCGATCCGAACGCCCAGGCGCTGGCCCGCGAGGTCGAGCTCCGTGCGCGAGCCGATGGAGACGAAGAGCCATCGCTCGCGGCCGCCTCGATCGTCATCGTGGCCTCGGGCGGTGGGCCCGCCGAGTACGACGCGTACCTGAAGGCGCGGACGACGGCACGAACGCCACAGGAGCGATTGCGGTACCTGTACGCGCTCGCCGATTTCCGCGACGCGGTGCTGTTCGAGCGCACGCTGGACCTCTCGCTGACGGAAGAGATTCGTCCGCAGGAGACGCCGTGGGTGCTGACACGTGCGATGTCCAATCGAGAGCAGGGACCGAGCGCCTGGCGGTTCGTGAAGGAACGGTGGGGGGACATCGTCTCCAGAGTCGCGCCGTCGAACGTCGTGTTCGTCGTGGACGCGCTGCCCTACCTGGCGACTCCCCAGCTCGTGGACGAAGCCGCGGCGTTCTTCGTCGAGCACCCCATCCCGCAGTCGGCGCTCCAGCTGCAGCAACTGCTCGAACGCCAGCGCGTGAACGCCGACCTCCGGCGCCGAGCGGTCCCCGAGCTGCAGTCGTTCTTCAGCGCGCCGCCGCAGTAA
- a CDS encoding aldehyde dehydrogenase, producing MRRRFRTAVVEDVEVSTEHWIGGERVASASTFQDVSPIDESVLAEVSRGGTSEVDRAVWAARAATDTWGRTSAMERAAVLHRIADLVEELVEPLAAVETRDNGSLLRSHRNSVMPRVARNFRFFADQLTELDESFDMNGFESRTEWDPSGVTAVITPWNAPLMLATWRVAPALAAGNAVIAKPPEWAPLTASLLANISREAGLPDGAYNVVQGIGEEAGAALTRHPGVNRIAFTGSIETGKIVAQAAAENLTPVSLELGGKSPFVAFGDADMAATVKQAVNQFDNAGQVCLAGTRLLVERSMHDEFIDRFIEAAGAIVQGDPRDEATDIGPQITREHFERVDGFVQRAKAEGAKAILGGGPNEDLGGLYYRPTLFVDVPPGAEVLRKEVFGPVLTLQTFEDEEEAIALANETEYGLAAILYTGDRERADRVASRLVAGTVWVNCFFVRDLHAPFGGARSSGVGREGGVYSFDFYADVKNVCAAPWAGVAR from the coding sequence TTGAGGAGGAGGTTTCGCACGGCCGTCGTCGAGGACGTCGAGGTCTCAACGGAGCATTGGATCGGCGGCGAACGGGTCGCCTCGGCATCGACGTTCCAGGACGTGTCGCCGATCGACGAGAGTGTGCTGGCCGAGGTCTCGCGGGGCGGTACCTCTGAGGTCGATCGGGCCGTCTGGGCTGCGCGCGCCGCAACCGATACGTGGGGCCGAACGTCCGCGATGGAGCGAGCGGCCGTCCTTCACCGGATCGCGGATCTCGTCGAGGAGCTGGTCGAGCCGCTCGCTGCCGTGGAGACACGAGACAACGGCTCGTTGCTGCGCTCACATCGCAACTCGGTGATGCCGCGCGTCGCGAGAAACTTCCGCTTCTTCGCAGACCAGCTCACGGAGCTCGACGAGTCGTTCGACATGAATGGTTTCGAGAGCCGCACCGAGTGGGACCCGTCGGGTGTCACCGCCGTGATCACGCCGTGGAACGCGCCCCTCATGCTGGCCACGTGGCGGGTCGCGCCGGCCCTCGCCGCGGGAAACGCCGTGATCGCCAAGCCGCCCGAGTGGGCGCCGCTCACCGCGTCGCTGCTCGCCAACATCTCGCGCGAGGCGGGCCTGCCGGATGGCGCGTACAACGTCGTGCAGGGGATCGGCGAGGAGGCCGGCGCGGCACTCACGCGCCATCCTGGCGTGAACCGAATCGCGTTCACCGGCTCGATCGAGACCGGGAAGATCGTGGCTCAGGCCGCGGCGGAGAATCTCACGCCCGTCTCGTTGGAGCTCGGCGGTAAGTCGCCGTTCGTCGCGTTCGGGGACGCCGACATGGCGGCGACGGTGAAGCAGGCCGTGAACCAGTTCGACAACGCGGGACAGGTCTGCCTGGCCGGCACGAGGCTGCTCGTGGAGCGGTCGATGCACGACGAGTTCATCGACCGGTTCATCGAGGCCGCCGGCGCGATCGTGCAGGGCGACCCGCGCGACGAGGCGACCGACATCGGACCACAGATCACGCGAGAGCACTTCGAGCGTGTGGACGGGTTCGTACAGCGAGCGAAGGCGGAGGGTGCAAAGGCCATTCTGGGCGGTGGACCGAACGAGGATCTGGGCGGGCTCTACTACCGCCCCACGCTCTTCGTCGACGTGCCGCCCGGCGCCGAGGTGCTCCGCAAGGAGGTGTTCGGCCCGGTCCTCACGCTGCAGACGTTCGAGGACGAGGAGGAGGCGATCGCGCTCGCGAACGAGACGGAGTACGGGTTGGCGGCGATCCTGTACACGGGCGATCGGGAGCGCGCCGATCGCGTCGCCTCCCGTCTCGTGGCAGGAACGGTGTGGGTGAACTGCTTCTTCGTTCGAGACCTTCATGCGCCGTTCGGCGGCGCGCGATCGTCGGGTGTCGGCCGCGAAGGCGGCGTGTACAGCTTCGACTTCTACGCGGACGTGAAGAACGTCTGTGCGGCGCCATGGGCGGGGGTAGCACGGTGA
- a CDS encoding catechol 1,2-dioxygenase, whose amino-acid sequence MGEVVGAALVAHVPTIMLPEEVRLEINEGKEITLVPGLQRIKSECLDRLRPDTVIVFDTHWESTFEHIVTSHDRRQGKFTSHELPRGMRQIPYDMPGDPALAKAIASQADGRDDIWILANDDPYLPIFYGTVNIWTFLGDPETAWISVAVNQCCETEDFLLFGELIGKAVEQSDRRVVLLASGGMTHRFFAFKELRKRESQRAPDNIYDRRYYDADMKVLDMMKRGDHGRVVDGMPEYRKAYPEGHFGHYLMMAGAIGGRSCTAPGEQFSEYEASVGTGQVHVWFDRPEAGWTARDVA is encoded by the coding sequence ATGGGTGAGGTCGTCGGCGCGGCGCTCGTCGCGCACGTTCCCACGATCATGCTGCCGGAGGAAGTGCGACTGGAGATCAACGAGGGCAAGGAGATCACACTCGTTCCCGGGCTCCAGCGGATCAAGTCGGAATGTCTGGATCGTCTTCGGCCCGACACGGTGATCGTGTTCGATACGCACTGGGAGTCGACGTTCGAGCACATCGTCACGTCGCACGACCGGCGTCAGGGAAAGTTCACGTCGCACGAGCTGCCTCGCGGCATGCGCCAGATCCCGTACGACATGCCTGGTGACCCCGCGCTGGCCAAGGCGATCGCGTCGCAGGCGGACGGCCGAGACGACATATGGATCCTGGCGAACGACGACCCGTACCTTCCGATCTTCTACGGCACGGTGAACATCTGGACGTTCCTCGGCGATCCGGAGACGGCATGGATCAGCGTGGCCGTGAACCAGTGCTGCGAGACCGAGGACTTCTTGCTGTTCGGCGAGCTGATCGGGAAGGCCGTCGAGCAGAGCGACCGACGCGTGGTGTTGCTCGCGTCCGGCGGGATGACGCACCGGTTCTTCGCGTTCAAGGAGCTCCGCAAGAGAGAGAGCCAGCGTGCGCCCGACAACATCTACGACCGGAGGTACTACGACGCCGACATGAAGGTTCTCGACATGATGAAGCGAGGCGATCACGGCCGCGTCGTCGACGGCATGCCGGAGTACAGGAAGGCATACCCGGAGGGGCACTTCGGTCACTACTTGATGATGGCCGGCGCGATCGGCGGCCGATCGTGCACGGCGCCCGGGGAGCAGTTCAGCGAGTACGAGGCCTCGGTCGGAACGGGACAGGTCCACGTGTGGTTCGACCGCCCGGAGGCCGGCTGGACCGCCCGGGACGTTGCGTGA
- a CDS encoding APC family permease, which translates to MADTMMPPPPPATASGTAREEYERLGQKKLTLVDVLAQSVGFMGPVFVAAFIIPLVIGFNFSGRGAGISTPLAVLLAGAGTFALGWIVAQYAKRIHAAGSLYDYVSAGLGRTVGAGAGWLYYGGTIILTTGLGLLIGGYVHDNLWPVLFDAESPLDVWVWDVIFALGLFVVLFLGVQISTRVQLTLALISIAVLLTFFVTVIADLGADNDFGVVFDPSPEGGFSGILFGVLYGVLAFVGFETAANLAEETAEPKRSIPRAVLGAVLIVAVFYLIAAYVEVAGFGFDLSVILDPAVASAPLFALADPSSQFGSDFWLKIVLVVVFLDMLAVYIGAAVASTHGVFALARDRRLPAMAAGVSRRYGTPVGAIALLMVVQAVLIVVSEANDTLLALPDFPHYYSVFVWCATFGGFALLVVYLLMSIGAFREVANNPNKAGLVIAAILGIAITAAGIWGSFYKVPSPTLIAPWSALIWFAVGIVYMLAVKGRAPASEALSELRG; encoded by the coding sequence GTGGCAGACACGATGATGCCGCCGCCACCACCGGCGACGGCTAGCGGAACGGCGCGCGAGGAATACGAGCGTCTCGGACAGAAGAAGCTGACGCTGGTCGATGTGCTCGCCCAGTCGGTCGGCTTCATGGGGCCCGTGTTCGTGGCGGCGTTCATCATCCCGCTGGTCATCGGGTTCAACTTCTCGGGTCGGGGCGCGGGAATCTCGACACCTCTCGCCGTCCTGCTCGCGGGAGCGGGGACGTTCGCTCTCGGCTGGATCGTCGCTCAGTACGCAAAGCGGATCCACGCGGCCGGATCGCTGTACGACTACGTGTCCGCAGGCCTGGGACGCACGGTCGGGGCGGGCGCGGGGTGGCTGTACTACGGGGGAACGATCATCCTCACGACCGGCCTCGGGCTGCTCATCGGCGGGTACGTGCACGACAACCTGTGGCCCGTGCTGTTCGACGCCGAATCACCGTTGGACGTCTGGGTGTGGGACGTCATCTTTGCGCTGGGTCTGTTCGTGGTGCTGTTTCTCGGGGTCCAGATCTCGACTCGAGTCCAGCTCACGCTGGCGTTGATCTCGATCGCGGTGCTGCTGACCTTCTTCGTCACGGTGATCGCCGACCTCGGTGCGGACAACGACTTCGGCGTGGTCTTCGATCCCTCGCCGGAAGGCGGCTTCAGCGGCATCCTGTTCGGCGTCCTCTACGGCGTCCTCGCCTTCGTCGGCTTCGAGACGGCGGCGAACCTGGCGGAGGAGACGGCCGAGCCCAAGCGCTCGATCCCTCGCGCCGTGCTCGGTGCGGTCTTGATTGTGGCGGTGTTCTATCTGATCGCGGCCTACGTCGAGGTCGCGGGGTTTGGGTTCGATCTCTCGGTGATCCTGGATCCGGCCGTCGCGAGCGCGCCGCTGTTCGCCCTCGCCGATCCATCGAGCCAGTTCGGCTCCGACTTCTGGCTCAAGATCGTGTTGGTAGTGGTCTTCCTCGACATGCTGGCCGTCTACATCGGCGCTGCGGTCGCCTCGACGCACGGGGTGTTCGCACTCGCACGCGACCGCCGGCTCCCCGCCATGGCAGCGGGTGTATCCCGCAGGTACGGAACGCCGGTTGGCGCGATCGCGTTGTTGATGGTCGTTCAGGCCGTGCTCATCGTGGTGTCGGAAGCGAACGACACCCTCCTCGCGCTCCCCGACTTCCCCCACTACTACTCGGTGTTCGTGTGGTGCGCCACGTTCGGCGGATTCGCGCTGCTGGTCGTCTATCTGCTCATGTCGATCGGTGCGTTCAGGGAGGTCGCGAACAACCCGAACAAGGCCGGGCTCGTCATCGCGGCCATCTTGGGCATCGCCATCACGGCTGCGGGAATTTGGGGATCGTTCTACAAGGTTCCGAGTCCGACCCTGATCGCTCCGTGGTCCGCTCTCATCTGGTTCGCAGTCGGCATCGTGTACATGCTCGCGGTGAAGGGGCGCGCGCCGGCAAGCGAAGCGCTATCCGAGTTGCGCGGCTGA
- a CDS encoding TIGR03619 family F420-dependent LLM class oxidoreductase: MSGARAGLPPRLVLILSENWTLWSPRDLGALVNAAVEAEQAGFDGVMVSEHVVLGPGSDADGVPENPRDYALPGNQDPSMAWPDPLLVLAAVSSVTRTLRLIASSVIAPLRHPLALAKQLATLDLLSRGRLVVQPTVSWHRAEYDALGVPFSKRGELLDELLEVWRAAWVDPRVSFRGRHYRFDGVWVEPKPHRPDGPHLWFGSTSMHNALLRRLVRYGSGFNPLGAPTDEDLERLRTAMSAAGRGLSELEMVGGARGRFPDATTVADLDTALSTIPAQIQRGFTTICIKPSQFIDDPREIGAFCRDVVGRVGALTS; encoded by the coding sequence GTGTCCGGGGCGCGAGCGGGGCTCCCGCCCCGGCTCGTTCTCATCCTGTCCGAGAACTGGACGCTGTGGTCCCCACGAGACCTCGGCGCGCTTGTGAACGCGGCCGTCGAGGCTGAGCAGGCCGGGTTCGACGGCGTGATGGTGAGCGAGCACGTCGTGCTCGGACCCGGATCGGACGCCGATGGCGTACCGGAGAACCCGCGCGACTACGCGCTGCCCGGGAACCAGGATCCGTCGATGGCTTGGCCGGATCCCCTCTTGGTGCTGGCTGCGGTCTCGTCCGTGACGAGAACCCTCCGACTGATCGCGAGCTCGGTCATCGCGCCGCTCCGGCACCCACTCGCGCTGGCCAAGCAGCTCGCCACGCTCGATCTGTTGTCGCGCGGGCGGCTGGTCGTCCAGCCCACGGTCAGCTGGCACCGCGCCGAGTACGACGCGCTCGGCGTTCCGTTCTCCAAGCGCGGGGAGCTGCTCGACGAGCTTCTCGAGGTGTGGCGCGCGGCGTGGGTCGATCCCCGGGTGTCGTTCCGCGGGCGCCACTATCGATTCGACGGGGTATGGGTCGAGCCGAAGCCGCACCGGCCGGACGGTCCGCATCTGTGGTTCGGCAGCACGTCGATGCACAACGCCCTCCTCCGCCGACTCGTGCGCTACGGGAGCGGGTTCAACCCGCTGGGCGCGCCGACCGACGAGGATCTCGAGCGGTTGCGCACGGCGATGTCGGCCGCCGGCCGTGGCCTCTCCGAGCTGGAGATGGTCGGCGGTGCGCGCGGCCGGTTCCCCGATGCGACCACCGTCGCCGATCTCGACACCGCTCTTTCGACGATCCCTGCTCAGATCCAACGGGGCTTCACGACGATCTGCATCAAGCCGTCCCAGTTCATCGACGATCCGCGCGAGATCGGCGCGTTCTGCCGCGACGTCGTCGGGCGCGTTGGCGCCCTGACGTCATGA
- a CDS encoding SDR family oxidoreductase, producing the protein MRLEGKVAIVSGGGTGIGAATARRFAAEGAKVVVTGRRKEPLDVVAADTGSIAVPGDVTDPEHAPAAVRAAVETFGGLDVVVGNAGTGFGGTAGDVDDERWQRTLDVNVTGVLRLVRAAIPALIERGGGSVVLVSSTSGLVSATDSAAYVTSKHALLGLARSIAVDFGPHGIRANAVAPGWVVTPMGDDEMDTVAGRRGMTREEAYALATATVPLRRPATADEIASCILFLASNESSIVTGSVLVADAGGLAADIATIPFDQPPPPS; encoded by the coding sequence ATGCGGCTCGAGGGCAAGGTGGCCATCGTCAGCGGCGGTGGAACGGGCATCGGCGCGGCCACGGCCCGGCGGTTCGCGGCGGAGGGAGCGAAGGTCGTCGTGACCGGCCGGCGGAAGGAACCGCTCGACGTGGTCGCCGCGGACACTGGGTCGATCGCCGTTCCGGGCGACGTGACGGATCCTGAGCACGCGCCCGCCGCCGTCCGGGCCGCGGTCGAGACGTTCGGCGGACTCGACGTCGTCGTCGGCAACGCGGGAACCGGATTCGGCGGCACCGCGGGCGACGTCGACGACGAGCGGTGGCAACGGACGCTCGATGTGAACGTGACAGGCGTCCTACGACTCGTCCGCGCGGCGATCCCCGCCCTGATCGAGCGCGGCGGTGGCTCGGTCGTGCTCGTGTCGAGTACGTCGGGTTTGGTCAGCGCGACCGACTCGGCGGCCTACGTGACTTCCAAGCACGCGCTCCTCGGCCTGGCCCGATCGATCGCGGTCGACTTCGGGCCGCACGGCATCCGAGCGAACGCCGTCGCCCCGGGATGGGTGGTGACACCGATGGGAGACGACGAGATGGACACGGTCGCCGGGCGACGGGGCATGACGCGCGAGGAGGCGTATGCGCTCGCGACGGCGACCGTGCCGCTGCGCCGGCCGGCGACCGCCGACGAGATCGCGTCGTGCATCCTGTTCCTCGCGTCCAACGAATCATCGATCGTTACCGGCTCGGTGCTCGTCGCCGATGCGGGTGGCCTGGCCGCGGACATCGCGACGATCCCGTTCGATCAGCCACCCCCGCCGTCATGA